One part of the Paraglaciecola sp. L3A3 genome encodes these proteins:
- a CDS encoding peroxiredoxin C: MSVLVSRPAPDFTAAAVLGSGEIVDSFTLSEAIKGKAAVLFFYPLDFTFVCPSELIAFDKRYAEFQKRGVEVIGVSIDSQFSHNAWRNTAINDGGIGPVKYTLVADVKHDICQAYDVEHPDAGVAFRGSFLIDANGIVRHQVVNDLPLGRNIDEMLRMVDALNFHEEHGEVCPAGWQEGSKGMDASPAGVASYLAENADKL; this comes from the coding sequence ATGAGTGTATTAGTTAGTCGTCCAGCACCAGATTTTACTGCTGCAGCAGTACTAGGAAGTGGTGAAATTGTAGATAGTTTTACTCTAAGCGAAGCCATTAAAGGTAAAGCAGCAGTATTGTTTTTCTACCCACTTGATTTCACATTTGTATGTCCTTCAGAGTTAATCGCATTTGATAAGCGTTATGCTGAATTTCAAAAACGTGGTGTAGAAGTTATTGGTGTTTCTATCGATTCTCAATTTAGCCATAACGCATGGCGTAACACTGCCATCAATGATGGTGGTATTGGCCCAGTTAAGTACACATTAGTGGCTGACGTTAAACACGATATTTGCCAAGCATATGATGTTGAACATCCTGACGCAGGTGTGGCTTTCCGTGGTTCTTTCTTAATTGATGCTAACGGTATCGTTCGTCACCAAGTAGTGAATGATTTACCTCTAGGTCGTAATATTGATGAAATGTTACGTATGGTAGATGCATTAAACTTCCATGAAGAGCACGGTGAAGTTTGTCCTGCTGGTTGGCAAGAAGGTTCTAAAGGTATGGACGCTAGCCCTGCAGGCGTAGCGAGCTACCTAGCGGAGAATGCTGACAAACTATAA
- a CDS encoding (2Fe-2S)-binding protein produces the protein MYVCLCHGITDKMIKQTVLEDGVGNMRELKSKLGVGSQCGKCVQLAQTIIDTTIYDESLFKEVC, from the coding sequence ATGTACGTTTGCTTATGCCACGGCATCACAGATAAAATGATTAAACAGACTGTTTTAGAAGACGGTGTGGGTAATATGCGTGAACTTAAAAGTAAACTAGGTGTAGGCTCTCAATGTGGAAAATGTGTACAACTAGCACAAACTATTATCGACACCACAATATATGACGAATCTTTATTTAAAGAAGTCTGTTAA
- a CDS encoding DoxX family protein, with product MKLIINLYQTLSKKFTLFFGDLSLLFVRLLTAKVFLASGLSKWNGFMDFNEEKYDLFLYEFFCPDPVREGALLLCDANTLDYTEGSFTVFVIEKLAIVAGVVEVLLPVMLILGIFSRLGALGLIGMTLFIQLAVFPEWDHWWNPAVWWFVALMVITAHGPGKLSLDHLLGLDKKAS from the coding sequence ATGAAATTAATCATTAATCTATATCAAACACTTAGCAAAAAATTCACCTTGTTTTTTGGCGATTTATCATTGTTATTTGTACGCCTGCTAACCGCAAAAGTTTTTCTAGCGTCTGGCCTGAGCAAGTGGAATGGTTTTATGGATTTTAACGAAGAAAAATATGATTTGTTTTTATATGAATTCTTTTGTCCAGACCCTGTTCGAGAAGGTGCTCTTTTATTATGTGACGCCAATACATTGGATTATACCGAAGGTTCATTCACTGTATTTGTCATAGAAAAGCTAGCAATTGTCGCCGGTGTAGTTGAAGTGTTATTACCTGTGATGTTGATACTAGGTATATTTTCTAGGCTCGGTGCTTTAGGACTAATAGGCATGACATTGTTTATTCAGCTTGCGGTATTCCCTGAATGGGATCACTGGTGGAACCCAGCTGTTTGGTGGTTTGTGGCACTAATGGTCATCACTGCCCATGGCCCAGGAAAACTATCTCTTGACCACCTTTTGGGCTTAGATAAAAAAGCTAGCTAA
- the rnt gene encoding ribonuclease T, with protein sequence MSESFKLKNRFRGYFPVVIDVETAGFNAKTDALLEIAAVTTKMDDNGFFYPDKTFHYHVVPFEGANLEKSALDFNGIDPYCALRGALDETEVMKDLCKKIRKEQKEADCQRSVIVAHNAAFDQGFVNAAIERSHIKRSPFHPFVSFDTTTLSGLALGQTVLVKACMAAGIAFDQNEAHSALYDTEKTAELFCYILNKWQSFGGLDAHN encoded by the coding sequence ATGTCCGAATCATTTAAATTAAAAAATCGTTTCAGAGGGTACTTCCCTGTTGTTATTGATGTTGAAACCGCAGGGTTTAATGCAAAAACAGACGCATTGTTAGAGATTGCCGCCGTTACCACTAAAATGGATGACAATGGTTTCTTTTACCCAGATAAAACCTTTCATTACCATGTTGTTCCGTTTGAAGGTGCAAATCTAGAAAAATCAGCTTTAGATTTTAATGGTATTGATCCATATTGTGCTCTACGTGGTGCTTTAGATGAAACTGAGGTAATGAAAGATTTATGTAAAAAAATACGTAAAGAACAAAAAGAAGCAGATTGCCAACGTTCAGTGATAGTGGCCCATAATGCGGCGTTTGATCAAGGATTTGTCAACGCAGCTATTGAACGTAGTCATATCAAGCGTAGCCCTTTCCACCCATTTGTTTCTTTTGATACCACTACCTTATCTGGTTTGGCTTTAGGGCAAACTGTATTAGTTAAAGCTTGTATGGCAGCTGGCATAGCGTTTGATCAAAATGAAGCACACTCAGCTTTATATGACACAGAAAAAACCGCTGAGTTATTTTGTTATATTTTGAACAAATGGCAAAGTTTCGGTGGACTAGACGCACATAATTAA
- a CDS encoding right-handed parallel beta-helix repeat-containing protein has protein sequence MFKIKRIQGQLFCGLLFSSLALSLSVNAKTLYVATDGDDSNDGQMASPLATFSQANSLLEAGDTLIIKAGVYRQTLQVSKSGNEQSPILIKAEDNAEVIIRGTEPVSGWSVYQGNIYQANVNSEIEEAFRQLYHKDEIMDIARWPNNTDGDLYTIDAAPLSGKGTVSSVNADNIPDSDLTGGYIWYLGAHSGASWTRQISSSTTDSVSFTAIDDTKWPFNPHAPTIQRHDNFGRFFVFGKLALLDHKNEWFYDAEQQIIYLQTADGQAPADNEVEIASRQNAVILDGQYISIEGLEIFGANVRVNGNNNTIKNNKIYHGLERMDDLTNSSAQVGDGSINVLGTHTTITDNVIEHGSLNGIFVAGWSGRGQYVHIENNTIQYFDTLGIHASPLRVNANDATILRNTVAYTGRDGVFLPSQNSELGYNDVSRVGLINNDGGVFYTVGNDDNKNTRIHHNWFHDSVGPSYADGRTAGIYLDNNSKGYQVDHNVVWNVTWAGVQLNWANWNNNIYHNTIINAGQAMGEWVNGYTRQDNRVWNNYTNVGDWLVDPAYDLDSNLIETEQAQLIDPEQLDFMPLDTSLLIDQGRTIDDFEKPFAGPSPDIGAYELGGVKWTAGVNAILDDCTECQSNPDADPVVEPAPEPTTPEPTTPEPTTPSTDNSSGGGSFGFSLIGLALCRLFWTRRKSC, from the coding sequence ATGTTTAAAATCAAAAGAATCCAAGGTCAGTTATTTTGTGGATTGCTTTTTTCTTCACTTGCGCTGTCTTTATCAGTAAATGCCAAAACACTTTATGTGGCGACTGATGGTGATGATAGTAATGATGGGCAAATGGCATCGCCGCTTGCCACGTTTTCTCAGGCTAATAGCTTATTAGAAGCGGGAGATACGTTAATTATAAAAGCTGGGGTGTATCGTCAAACATTACAAGTGAGTAAAAGTGGTAATGAACAATCACCCATATTAATTAAAGCTGAAGATAACGCAGAAGTGATTATTCGTGGTACAGAGCCTGTGAGTGGTTGGTCTGTGTATCAAGGTAATATCTATCAAGCCAATGTGAATAGTGAAATAGAAGAAGCCTTTCGCCAGCTGTATCATAAAGATGAAATTATGGATATTGCTCGCTGGCCGAATAATACAGATGGCGATTTATATACCATTGATGCCGCTCCGTTATCAGGCAAAGGTACTGTATCAAGTGTCAATGCCGACAATATTCCAGACTCTGATTTAACTGGCGGTTACATTTGGTATTTAGGTGCTCACTCTGGTGCCAGTTGGACTCGTCAAATTTCAAGCTCTACTACGGACTCGGTTTCGTTTACTGCTATAGACGATACTAAATGGCCTTTTAATCCACATGCTCCTACTATTCAACGTCACGATAACTTTGGACGCTTTTTTGTATTTGGAAAATTAGCCTTACTCGATCATAAAAACGAATGGTTTTATGATGCAGAACAACAAATTATCTATTTGCAAACAGCAGATGGCCAAGCGCCAGCAGACAACGAAGTGGAAATTGCTAGCAGGCAAAACGCCGTCATATTAGATGGCCAATATATTTCCATTGAAGGCTTAGAAATATTCGGGGCCAATGTCCGAGTTAATGGTAATAACAACACGATTAAAAATAATAAGATATACCATGGCCTAGAACGTATGGATGATTTAACTAATTCATCTGCACAAGTTGGTGATGGTTCAATCAACGTATTAGGTACCCATACGACAATTACAGATAACGTGATTGAACATGGATCATTGAATGGTATTTTTGTCGCAGGTTGGTCTGGTCGTGGTCAATATGTGCATATTGAAAACAATACCATTCAGTATTTTGATACTTTGGGAATTCATGCTAGTCCTCTTAGAGTCAATGCCAATGATGCCACTATATTACGTAATACAGTGGCTTACACTGGTAGAGATGGAGTGTTTTTACCTAGTCAGAATAGTGAACTAGGATATAACGACGTGTCTCGCGTAGGGCTGATTAATAATGATGGCGGTGTATTTTATACCGTAGGCAATGATGACAACAAAAATACCCGTATTCATCACAACTGGTTTCATGATTCGGTCGGTCCTAGTTATGCCGATGGCCGTACCGCTGGTATATATTTAGATAACAACAGTAAAGGTTACCAAGTTGATCATAATGTGGTGTGGAATGTCACTTGGGCGGGAGTTCAATTAAATTGGGCTAACTGGAACAATAATATTTATCACAATACTATTATCAATGCTGGTCAAGCAATGGGCGAATGGGTAAATGGCTATACACGTCAAGATAATCGTGTATGGAATAACTACACCAACGTGGGGGATTGGCTAGTTGATCCGGCATATGATCTCGACAGCAACTTAATTGAAACTGAACAAGCCCAACTCATTGATCCTGAGCAATTGGATTTTATGCCTCTTGATACCTCACTATTAATCGATCAAGGGCGCACAATTGATGACTTTGAAAAACCGTTCGCAGGGCCTTCTCCCGATATTGGAGCCTATGAATTAGGTGGTGTTAAATGGACTGCCGGTGTGAATGCTATTTTAGATGATTGTACAGAATGTCAAAGTAACCCTGATGCAGATCCTGTAGTCGAACCTGCTCCAGAGCCTACGACACCAGAACCCACAACACCAGAACCCACAACACCAAGCACTGATAATTCATCTGGTGGTGGTAGTTTTGGTTTTAGTTTAATCGGTTTAGCCTTGTGCCGCTTATTTTGGACACGCAGAAAATCTTGCTAA
- a CDS encoding OmpA family protein, which produces MCVALLAMSFVSAAALRQYAAKVEDSSWQLKDKNRLQCTLSHDLPGYGEAMFSSFASKQLNMEFELDMLRLPKSYGVAAVYAVPPKWMPGQMQRTIADMTIRKQYNGDLPEQAAWTMLSELEKGFWPTIYYQDWYNKYDRVSVGLNASNFAVPYQAFAECVSNLLPYSFQDIAYTTLTYQFNNTVLTKYSQKRLAMIGEYLKEDTDLELVLLDGYTDSYGNRSVNKEVSIRRAVEIKDFFRSMGVAPERIAVTGHGERRHISPNTNDTSRAMNRRVVIRMSKP; this is translated from the coding sequence ATGTGTGTTGCTTTGCTAGCAATGTCATTCGTCAGTGCGGCTGCACTACGACAATATGCCGCAAAAGTAGAAGACTCCAGTTGGCAACTTAAAGATAAAAATCGCTTACAGTGTACGCTTAGCCATGATTTGCCAGGATACGGTGAAGCCATGTTTAGCAGTTTTGCATCTAAGCAACTTAACATGGAATTTGAATTAGACATGTTACGTTTGCCTAAGTCTTATGGGGTAGCGGCTGTTTATGCGGTACCACCAAAATGGATGCCTGGGCAAATGCAGCGAACCATTGCCGATATGACTATTCGTAAACAATACAATGGTGATCTGCCTGAACAAGCTGCTTGGACCATGTTGTCTGAATTAGAAAAAGGTTTCTGGCCAACTATTTATTATCAAGATTGGTACAATAAATACGATAGAGTATCAGTAGGGTTAAACGCCAGTAACTTTGCTGTCCCTTATCAAGCATTTGCAGAATGCGTATCTAACTTATTGCCTTACAGCTTTCAAGATATTGCCTACACCACCTTAACCTATCAGTTTAATAATACGGTGTTGACTAAATACTCACAAAAACGTTTAGCCATGATTGGTGAATATTTAAAAGAAGATACCGATTTAGAATTAGTCTTGTTGGACGGTTATACCGATAGTTACGGTAACAGGTCGGTGAATAAAGAAGTGTCAATTCGCCGCGCTGTAGAAATTAAAGATTTTTTCCGCTCCATGGGAGTTGCCCCTGAACGTATCGCTGTTACAGGCCACGGTGAGAGACGGCATATTTCACCAAATACCAATGATACCTCACGGGCAATGAACCGTAGGGTAGTGATTAGGATGTCTAAACCTTAG
- a CDS encoding IS256 family transposase, which yields MNKELEAFAKEAAKGIKTPQDLNEFSQMLKKITVEAALNAEMDEHLGYGKHEKSAVSNSRNGKTSKRIKTEDGEFELDTPRDRDGSFAPQLVKKQQTRFTSMDEKILWLYAKGMSTREIVEAFDEWYGAEISPTLVSRVANAVIDEITEWQARPLDTVYPIVYMDCIVIKVRQDNRVMNKSIFLALGINLDGHKTLLGMWIAENEGAKFWLNVLTELQTRGVKDIFIACVDGLKGFPEAINAVFPQTQVQLCIVHMVRNSLRFVPWKDYKIVTTELKKVYQANTEDEALLELQRFGETWDDKYPQISKSWHANWHNLNTIFKYPSDIRKVIYTTNAIESLNSVIRKALKKRKVFPNDDSAKKMVYLAIMDASKKWTMPIQNWRQAMIRFMIEFESRLEGHI from the coding sequence ATGAATAAAGAATTAGAAGCGTTTGCTAAAGAAGCAGCGAAAGGTATTAAAACCCCTCAAGATTTAAATGAGTTTAGTCAGATGCTCAAAAAAATCACGGTCGAAGCAGCATTGAATGCGGAGATGGATGAGCATTTAGGCTATGGCAAACATGAAAAATCAGCTGTCAGCAATAGCCGTAATGGTAAAACTAGTAAGCGCATAAAGACCGAGGACGGTGAGTTTGAGCTTGATACTCCTCGTGATAGAGATGGCTCTTTTGCGCCTCAGCTTGTCAAAAAACAACAAACTCGTTTTACCTCAATGGATGAAAAAATCCTATGGTTATACGCTAAAGGCATGAGTACCCGTGAAATTGTCGAAGCATTTGATGAATGGTACGGTGCAGAAATATCTCCCACCTTGGTATCAAGAGTCGCCAATGCCGTCATTGACGAAATCACTGAATGGCAGGCTCGGCCACTGGATACCGTTTATCCAATCGTTTATATGGACTGCATTGTCATTAAAGTACGCCAAGATAATAGGGTGATGAATAAATCTATCTTCTTAGCCTTGGGTATCAATCTAGACGGGCACAAAACCTTGTTGGGCATGTGGATAGCTGAGAACGAGGGAGCCAAGTTCTGGTTAAACGTCCTCACGGAATTACAAACCCGTGGAGTAAAAGATATCTTTATCGCTTGTGTCGATGGCCTAAAAGGCTTTCCAGAGGCCATAAATGCAGTGTTCCCTCAAACACAGGTTCAGCTCTGTATCGTACATATGGTGCGTAATTCGTTAAGGTTTGTGCCTTGGAAAGATTACAAAATCGTGACCACTGAACTGAAAAAGGTTTACCAAGCCAACACTGAGGATGAAGCCTTACTTGAGCTGCAGCGTTTTGGCGAAACCTGGGATGACAAATATCCACAAATCAGCAAGTCGTGGCATGCTAATTGGCACAATCTCAATACAATATTTAAGTACCCTAGCGATATACGTAAAGTAATTTACACCACTAATGCAATCGAATCACTTAACAGCGTCATTCGAAAAGCGTTGAAGAAGCGGAAAGTATTTCCCAATGATGATTCAGCTAAGAAAATGGTGTACCTGGCTATTATGGATGCATCTAAAAAATGGACCATGCCGATCCAAAACTGGCGTCAGGCAATGATCCGATTTATGATTGAGTTCGAGTCTAGACTCGAAGGACATATTTAA
- a CDS encoding galactose oxidase — protein MKNIINLSLKNTFVISLCVMSSLSCAETTEQWIDKNENENYTPRHECSFVQAGEKFIMFGGRESAKKLDVYDYKTDSWSTGGLAPKEFNHFQATTYKGFIWVIGSFKTNSFPKEIPEDNIWLYHPPSQKWIQGPEIPENRRRGGAGLVVYKDKFYLVGGNTIGHNGGYVNWFDEYDPTNNTWTVLENAPNARDHFFAAVIDNKLYAAGGRLSGGQGGVFTPLVKKVNTYNFDTKTWSSLAADLPTPRAAPGIAVFNNELLVMGGEGEKSGPAYKRVEAYNTINHTWSRKPDMHYPRHGTQTIVSGKGIYIAGGSPIRGGGSQKNMEVFNQDSPAGEKLVSSTLNIPVSISITAGANQKIVIQNSAGNTASFISSVTISGKDSDKFKIKSDLDFKLVDINGSLPVIIEHTGTNAGDTAQISITYNGDKKISSMLSSH, from the coding sequence ATGAAAAATATAATAAATCTTTCCCTTAAAAATACCTTTGTTATTTCCCTTTGTGTAATGTCGTCGTTGAGTTGTGCAGAAACCACTGAACAATGGATTGATAAAAACGAAAACGAGAATTATACACCGCGCCATGAATGTTCATTTGTACAAGCTGGTGAAAAATTTATTATGTTTGGTGGCAGAGAATCAGCTAAAAAACTAGATGTCTACGATTATAAAACCGATAGTTGGAGTACAGGGGGCTTGGCTCCAAAAGAGTTTAACCATTTTCAAGCAACCACTTATAAAGGTTTTATTTGGGTAATTGGTTCATTTAAAACCAATAGTTTTCCTAAAGAGATACCTGAAGACAATATTTGGCTCTATCACCCACCTAGTCAAAAATGGATACAAGGACCAGAAATACCAGAAAATCGTCGAAGAGGTGGCGCAGGCCTAGTGGTCTATAAAGATAAATTTTATCTTGTTGGCGGTAATACCATAGGACACAACGGTGGATATGTTAATTGGTTCGATGAATATGACCCAACAAACAATACATGGACAGTGCTTGAAAACGCTCCTAACGCAAGAGACCATTTTTTTGCGGCAGTAATAGACAATAAATTATACGCTGCCGGTGGCCGGTTGTCGGGCGGACAAGGCGGAGTATTCACACCGCTTGTAAAAAAAGTAAATACATACAATTTTGATACGAAAACTTGGTCTTCATTAGCTGCTGATTTACCCACACCAAGGGCTGCACCCGGTATTGCCGTTTTTAATAACGAACTATTAGTGATGGGTGGCGAAGGAGAAAAATCAGGACCCGCATACAAACGCGTCGAGGCTTACAATACCATTAATCATACTTGGTCTCGCAAACCTGATATGCATTACCCCAGACATGGAACCCAAACCATTGTCTCTGGAAAAGGTATTTATATTGCTGGGGGCTCACCAATACGTGGTGGTGGCAGTCAAAAAAACATGGAAGTATTTAACCAAGATTCCCCTGCTGGCGAAAAGTTAGTTTCATCAACTCTTAATATTCCAGTCAGCATATCCATAACTGCTGGCGCTAACCAAAAAATAGTTATACAGAATTCAGCTGGAAATACCGCCAGCTTTATTAGCAGCGTCACTATTAGTGGTAAAGATAGTGATAAATTCAAAATTAAAAGTGATCTAGATTTTAAGTTAGTGGATATTAACGGCAGCTTACCAGTAATTATCGAACATACAGGGACAAACGCTGGAGATACAGCACAAATAAGCATTACCTACAATGGGGACAAAAAGATAAGCAGTATGCTCAGTAGTCATTAG
- a CDS encoding UPF0158 family protein — MPVKLKDIEWAIEFVSSGLGDNEAYISLDTGEIYYIDDAMEEPIPDDLYTSNRYLMFPSKQELDLGKRLALSFIAEETPEKLELGYDIFSRRGAYAKFKTLLESTGKLESWYAYEEAALKRAAMQWCQDNDVEFDTDI, encoded by the coding sequence ATGCCAGTGAAGTTAAAAGATATTGAGTGGGCAATTGAATTCGTGTCTTCTGGATTAGGCGATAATGAGGCGTACATCAGTTTAGATACTGGTGAAATATATTATATTGATGATGCAATGGAAGAACCGATACCAGATGATCTCTATACCAGTAATAGATATCTAATGTTTCCTAGCAAACAAGAGCTAGACTTAGGAAAACGTTTGGCTCTTAGTTTTATTGCCGAGGAGACCCCTGAAAAACTAGAGCTCGGCTACGATATTTTTAGTCGCCGGGGCGCATATGCAAAATTCAAGACCCTTTTAGAATCAACGGGTAAGCTAGAAAGTTGGTACGCATACGAAGAAGCTGCGTTAAAGCGTGCCGCAATGCAATGGTGTCAAGATAATGATGTCGAATTTGACACCGACATATAA
- a CDS encoding TIGR02450 family Trp-rich protein, which yields MNNINPKKLLNSKWTAVEPLNKEKHFLVSDIEFDEEGIVVLCSIEAIMSKLCILIDWRDLKDETKWIFGWK from the coding sequence ATGAATAATATTAATCCGAAAAAGTTGCTCAATAGTAAATGGACTGCGGTGGAGCCTTTGAACAAAGAGAAGCACTTTTTAGTGTCTGACATTGAGTTTGATGAAGAGGGAATTGTTGTTTTATGTTCTATCGAGGCTATTATGTCAAAACTCTGTATTTTGATAGATTGGCGTGATTTAAAAGATGAAACTAAATGGATTTTTGGCTGGAAATAA